The Geitlerinema sp. PCC 9228 genomic interval ACCGTACCGCCCAGTTAAAGCTCGTGTGACCCACCAACTGCGGCAGCAACGCCAAAGCCAAGATATAGAAATAAAATTCCAGTGTATTGCCAATGTAGCTCAAACCCAGCAAAGGTGGAATAGGCAGCAAGCAAAGAGCGGCAGTGGTGTAGGCAACAGCGATGTAACCAGAAAAAGGCATTCCCTGTCTTTGGGCTTGGCGACCGAGCAATAAATAACCGCTGACACACCAAGACCCCAACAACGCCAAAAAATTCCCCCAAGCGGGATGGCTGCCCACACTGCTAGCATCTCCCTGGGCAACAATAGCCCCGCCAGCCACAGCAATGGCAATACCTAAGGTGGTGACAGCAGTGGGTTTTTCTCGAAACCACAACCAGGAAATTAAGGCAACCCAGATGGGATTGCTGGTGACGATGGTGGTGGAAGCAGCGATGGAGGTGTAGGCGAGGGAGGCAATCCAAGCGGCAAAATGGGCAGCCAAAAAGACGCCAGCCAACGCGGTATAGATCCAACCGGAATGCCACGGGGTCAGGGCAGGCATGGGAGAACCACCCCTACGGTTTTTGGCTACAGGCAGCCAAATGGCAGCGGCAACGGTTAGACGGGAAGCGGCGATTAACAGGCTAATGCTCGTATTGCGCGCGCCATAGGCATCGAATGCCAGACGGATCAATACAGCGGATGTGGAAACCGCTAGCAAGCCGATAACAATAATGGCGGTGATGGTGGCGGCAGGGGGTTTTTTGGCCAAGATGGAGACCTAAAGTTACGGTTGTTGCTGGAATCGTAAATGTCTATAGAGAATGGTAAGGTTTTGCGATCGCTTCGGCCACGTGGCTTGATGTTCGCGTTATCTTATGTATTCAGGTAGTAGTAGCTATCTTTTCCTAGGCAATTCTTGCGAAGGTTTATAATGTTTGGCATGATTTGTCAATACATGGGCAGTTTTTTAAACCTTTTGTAACTATTGTGTAATCTCTTTACATTCTTGCCTGCGAACCCGGGTAATGGGTTATGGTAAAAAAAATAAAGGAAAGATTAAATTTTCTGGTTGCCCGAACAACATCGAGCTTCCAGAGATGGTCCTAGCCAACCACACCTGCAAATGTCTATTCGTGGTGTACTGCCACGATTATTGAGGAAAAGCTCATGACACCGAACTTACTACGCCAAATCTGGTCCTTGGTAGAAGCCACCCAAGCCAATATGCTGCTTAGTCTTGACGACGCCAGTCTCATTGACTGGATTTTGCGGAATCTCAAACAAAAACAAAATCTCGATGGTTCCCAAGTTAATGCTTTGGATAGTTACCTGCATGCAAAAGTTTCTTTAATTCGGGATTTAGCCTACCAAAAGGTTACTTCCCGCTCTTGCTAGGGATGGTACCAACCGATGAAACCAGCTAGCCATGTCATTGTTGCTAGCATTTTGTTCCATTTTTTTTGGTTTCCTGACGATAAGTAAATGAAAATTAATTGCCTGCGGGCTACAGTGTTCTCTGGTGCGATCGCGCTCATAGAGATAAAATTGACGCCATGGTCTCCCGGTGAGGGGAAAACACAGCGATCGCACCACCAAAGTATCGATCGACGCTAATAGAATATGATGCGCCAGGGGGAATTCTGGCCATTGGAAAGGTTGTGAAAAGCGATCGCCCAAATTGTATCTTACTTAACAGAAATTATTTACATGATTTTGTAGAGGCAAGCCCCCGTGCTTGCCCGCGTTTGCTTTCTCTTAGCCGGGCATACCATTTGAAAGTATCGTTTTGTAACAATTCGATCGCTTTTGTTACGTCGTTGGATGCGGTCGCAGCTTTGACAAGCAATGCCACATATTCTGTAGGGGCAAGCCCCCGTGCTTGCTCTTGGGAAAATGGCGATCGCGATGAGTGTTTTGCGAGACAAATTTAGGAAAATAGGAAAATGGGTATTTTTTAGGGAAAAGCGATCGCGCCCACCTGCTCTCTCTTATGAGAAACCTTAACAGATTTATATTCATGGTCCGGAAGAAATTTATAAAAGTTTCATAAAACAATTATTTGGTTTGCAGTATTTTTAAGCAAAATTTGAAAACAGGTGCTACTTTGTATTTAGTAATAGTACATAGTCGATCGGAATTTCTATTTGCATAGGTGGCGCGATCGGTAGTGGTATTTCCCTATGATGCGATGCAAGCAATTCTCGTTCCGAGACGCTTCGCGATCGCTGGGCGGTGATGGAACTGCGTCAAAACTTCATACTATATGGTTTTAGGGACTTAGATGATGAACTTTCCTTTTGTTTCTTCGCGTTGGATCTTCAAACTGGCAGCCGGTGCTGGTGCTTTGCTGGTAGGTTTTTCTCCAACTTTCGCGATCGCAATGGATCGAGAAGGAGAACCACGCCAAACCTCCTCCGCAGCTAACCAGCAGCAACTTGCTCAAGCACAAGCTACCAACCAAACGAACAACACAATCGAACCTGCAACCGAAATCAACGACATTTCCCATAAAACGACTCTTCTAATTTTTAACTTAAATGAAGAAGGGGAGCCAAATGGCCACGGTTCGGGGGCACTCATTGCAAAAGAAGGTAATACCTGTGTTGGTGTTACCAATCGTCACGTTATCCTTTCTGAGAATCAAGAAAAGGCTGCCAATTTACTTATCAGAACTTATGATGGTGAAGTTTATGAAGTAAATGAAGAGTACTGGTTCGAGTCTGAAGATTTGGCAGTGGTAGAGTTTGAATGCGATC includes:
- a CDS encoding DMT family transporter translates to MAKKPPAATITAIIVIGLLAVSTSAVLIRLAFDAYGARNTSISLLIAASRLTVAAAIWLPVAKNRRGGSPMPALTPWHSGWIYTALAGVFLAAHFAAWIASLAYTSIAASTTIVTSNPIWVALISWLWFREKPTAVTTLGIAIAVAGGAIVAQGDASSVGSHPAWGNFLALLGSWCVSGYLLLGRQAQRQGMPFSGYIAVAYTTAALCLLPIPPLLGLSYIGNTLEFYFYILALALLPQLVGHTSFNWAVRWVSPTWVTLVILFEPVLASLLGYFFFQEVPSVWVLLGAMILLVGVAIAVAGQKPSR